The genome window GAACTCTGTATTGTAGCGCCTGGAAGACTGCTCCCACCGTTTGAAGATGTCCCGATAGTCTGAACGCCAACAGGTATTAGTACACTCATTCCAACTTGACGCTCGTATTCGGTCACCGATTTCACCTTAACAGATGGTGCCGTCGCGGTCGGACCGAGTGCGTCATTACAAACTTCAGAAATGTGAGAGAGTATTTTCTCTGTACTAATATCTGCTTCATCCACATAAGTGACCTGAATTCCAGCTGGTAGAGGCTCGGTGTGATAACCAAGCACACCATCGTATGACCTTGGCCCCGATGCACAACCGGAAAGAAAAAGCGTGGCGGCCATAAAGTGATGAATTTTCATTCTAATTCCATTCAGTAAAACGTGTTCCTAACAGCTAATTATACGAACGCGTTCGTATATCATCCGTTCGTAAAAGTCCGGTCAAACTTCCGCGAACAGGGGCCAAATTCTTCAGTAAAAAGAGCATCTTGAGCACCCGTTACCACGGCTACCGCCGGAGTTATCGCCCGTTCCTGAGCCACTCCTGCTCCTAGCCATGGGCGTATAACTTCGCCCTTCGTATTCCAACTTTCAACCCTATCAGATAGTTACCTTCATTTCTCATGTGATGCCTTGGAGTTTTGCGAACGCGTTCGTATAACTCCGCCAAACATCAGCTCCTTGACGTTGGCTCACACTAATATGCTGTATATGAAAATAGTGTTTAAGGATGACTGGATATGGATTTACCACCCCGATACCTGCGCAACAACCCGTTTTTGGACAAGGTTCGGAGTTTTTTACGTCTGCGAGGCATGGCGTATAAAACGGAGAAAACCTATCTGTTCTGGATCAAACGGTTTATCCGCTTCCATAGCCTCCGGCATCAGGCGGCCGGCGTACGCAGTCCTGTCGATGAGGGGTTCTAGGCCTCCGGAGGGAACGCGGCGGAAGCAGGGTTCCGCCACAATCAGGGTTATTGCATATCGTTGAAGGCAGCGTCTGTTCTTGCTGCCAGGATGAAATCATTTTTGTGCAGGCCACCAATTTCGTGGCTCCACCAGCTTACCGCGACTCTTCCGTACTCCAGGACAACCACGGGATGATGGTCTTCGGCTTCAGCCAGGTCGCCAATCTTGTTGGTTAATTCCAGAGCCTTAACAAAGTTTTTGAGTTTGTAGACCTTATGAAGCCGCTCTTCTCCGTCAATGTCGAGAATTTCCCAGTCCGGAACGTCTTTGTGCAGCTGCTGTTTTTCTTCCTCGGTCGCTTTGGGGGCGTTTGGGCTGCAGGCTTCACAGCTGTGTGCTTTCAGGTCACTCATTTCAACCTCCATGGTTGATGGCTGTACTACAAGCGTGGGTTGTGCCCTTCGCTTTATCAACCCTTCCCTTGAAATCCGGCCGCTTTCAGAATACTGTATATTTAAACAGTACTTTGAGAGTCTTCCCATGAGCGAGCTTCTGAACACGCTGATGCAGGATGCCCGCGTCTGGCAGGGGCACCGGCACGTACAAACTACTCAGCCGGCAGAACCAACCGGCTACCAGGTCCTGGATAACCAGCTCGGCGGCCTTGGCTGGCCCCGGGGTGCCCTGAGTGAATGCCTGCTGGACACACCCGGCATTGGCGAACTGCATCTGCTGCTGCCATTGATGCAACGGCTGTCCCATAACGGCAAAACCGTGTTCTGGCTGAACCCGCCACACACTCCCTACGCCCCTGCCCTGGCACGGGAAGGCGTGAATCTTGATCAGGTGGTCATGGTCCACACCGAAGACGAAGGCGATTTCCTGTGGACGCTGGAAAACTGCCTTCGTTCACCGGTAACAGGACTGGTGATGGCCTGGCCAGGAAAGCTGGCCTCCCGGGAAGTCCGGCGTTTGCAGCTGGCCGCAGAGGCCGGCAGCAATGTGTGCGTGTTGTTCCGTGAGCGCCGCTACGCCGGGCAGAATTCCCCGGCCGCCCTTCGCCTTGAACTGGAACCCGGAGACCAGCAGGACCTGAAAGTGAATGTGGTGAAGCGCCGCGGCAGTTGGCCCGGTCAGCGTTGTTCGCTGGCCATGGCCCACCGGGCGGACCTGTCCTTCCGTGAGGCGCCCCGTGTGGTCCAGGGCCCCTGGCCTGACTCAGCCCGGTAGTTCCGCCATGCTCTGGTTGTACCTGCACTTCCCTCACCTGTTACTGGACCATATCCGTCGCTCACGCGAGGGTACAGACGCGCTCGTCATCGTGGAGGGTTCCGGCCAGAAGGTCATTCAGGCCTGCCCGGAAGCCCGGGACCTGGGCGTGCATGCCGGTATGCGCCTGAAAACCGCCATCAGCCTGGCACCGGAGCTTGGTATGGTGCGGGCGGATCACCAGCAGGAAGCCCGGATTCTGGAAGATCAGGCCCGCTGGCTCTACCGCTACGCGGCTCACATTGTGCTGGCACCACCGGATGGCCTGCTGGCTGAAATCGGGAGTTTGCAACGGTTGTACGGTGGCCTTCCGGCCGTCTGGCAGACGGTGGAGCAGGCACTGGATGAGCGCCAGCTGACAGCCTGGCCAGGCATTGGCCAAACACCACTGGCGGCCCGCCTGATCGCCCGGGCCGGTAAGGGTGAGTGCACGTCTGACCAGGGGCATATTCTTCGAACCCTTGGCAGGATGCCCCTGCCAGCTGCGGAGTTTGATTCCCGTACCTGTACCCGTTTGCAACGGCTGGGGCTGAACACCCTGGGGGAGGTTTTTGATTTGCCGGCGGCAGAGCTCGCCCGCCGGCTGTCTCCGGAAACCCTGGCTCATGTGCAGAAAATTCAGGGCGCCCGGCCAGACCCCCAATCCCCCTGGCAGCCCCCGCACCACTTCCGGCAAGAGGCCGACTTTGTCCAGGAAATTGAACAGTCGCAGGGGTTGCTGTTTCCGCTGCAGCGCATCCTGTCAGAGCTGGAAGAGGATCTGTGCTGGCGTCAGCAGGATACCGACAGCCTGTTGCTGGTCCTTCATCACCGGCATGAAGAACCTACCCGCCTGCGCATCCGCACCTCGGGCCCGGAGCATCGGGCGGAAGCTTTTCTGAACCTGATCCGCCTGCGGTTTGAGCAGCAGCCTCTGCGGGCACCGGTCATATCGCTTCTGCTGTCCGTAAAACGCTTTCTGGGGCGGGAAGCTGCGGCCGGGCAGGATCTGCTGGGTGAAACACAGGATCTGAACGAGGCCTGGCATACCCTGATGAGCCGGCTGCAGGCCCGGCTTGGCGAGAACGCCCTGAAGCAGCTGACACCCCAGGCGGATCACCGTCCGGAACAGGCCTGGAGCGCCTCTGAAATCCAGCGCAATACCCGGCCAGCGGCCACGGATAACCATCTTCTGCCACGCCGCCCCCTTTGGCTGCTGCAAGGGGCCCAACCGCTCACAGAGGCCCCGAGGGTCTGGTTTTCCGGCCCGGAACGGATCAGCGGTGGCTGGTGGGACGGCCAGCGGGTACACCGGGACTATTACATAGCCCAACTGAACAATGGTCAGCTGGCCTGGGTGTTTCGGGATGTGCGGGATGGCTGGTTCGTGCATGGCTGGTTTGGCTGATGAGTGAGCCTACCTACGCCGAGCTGTTCTGCTTCAGCAACTTCACCTTCCTGACCGGCGCATCCCACCCCCAGGAACTGGCGGAGCGGGCTGCGGAGCTGGGGTATGCCGCCCTGGCCATCACCGATGCCTGTTCCGTGGCTGGCATCCCCCGCGCCTGGGCGGCATTGAAGGAAAGCCCGGTGAAACTGATTACCGGCAGCTGGTTCGAGCTGCACGATACGCCGCCCGGCGCCAGTACTCCCCGGTTTATCCTTCTGGCCCGTACCCGAAAAGGCTATGGCCAGCTTTGCCAGCTGATTACCACCGGCCGCCGCCGGGCAGAAAAGGGCCAGTACCAGTTGTTCTACCAGGACGCAGAAACCCATGCCCTGGAGGATTGCCTGTGCCTCTGGTTGCCCCCCTCACCCGCGCAGGCCAACGCCGATCAGGCCCTGGCCTGCGGCGAGTGGCTGCTCCGGTTATTTGAGCACCGCCTCTGGATTGCCGCCGCACGCACGCTGGAGTCCGGCGAGGAACAACAACTGGCCCGCGCCCGCTGGCTGGCCGGCCAGTTGCGCTGCCCGATTACAGCCACCGGTGAAGTGCACATGCACAGCCGGGAGCGCCAGCCCCTGCAGGACGTACTCACTGCCCTGCGCAATCACACCAGCCTGGAAAACGCCGGCCATTGCCTGTTCCAGAATGGTGAACGCTACCTCAGGCCTCTGCCGGTACTGCAACGCCTGTTTCCGGGAGCCTGGCTGCAGGAGTCCCTTCGGATTGCTGAGCAGTGCACTTTTGAGCCCGGCAGCCTGCGTTATGAATACCCTCCGGATCTGGTACCGGAGACCGAAACCCCGGCCGCCTACCTGAAGCGACTGACTCGCGAAGGCGAGCGTCGACGTTTTCCGGATGGCACCCCGCTGACTGTTCAGGCCCTGATCCGCAAGGAGCTGGGACTGATCTCGGAGATGAAGTACGAGCACTACTTCCTCACCATTCACGACATCGTTGCCTTTGCCCGCAGCCAGGGCATCCTCTGCCAGGGCCGGGGTTCAGCCGCCAACTCCGCCGTGTGTTACTGCCTGGGTATCACCGAGGTAAATCCGGCGCGGGTGGAACTCCTGTTCGAACGGTTCATCTCCAAAGATCGCAATGAACCGCCCGATATCGACGTGGATTTTGAGCACGAGCGCAGGGAAGAAGTCATCCAGTACATCTACCAGCGCTACAGTCGGGAGCGGGCCGCGCTGGCCGCAACGGTTATTCGCTACCGCCCCCGAAGCGCCATCCGTGATGTCGGCAAGGCACTGGGGTTCGATCCGGCGCTGGTGGAGCAGTTGCTGGAGGGCATCGACTGGCGGGACAAAGCCACCGGTTGGCGCCAGCAAGTGCTCGACAAGCGCCTGACCCGGAACCCGAACGTCGCCGACCAGTTCTTTACTCTGGTGAATACCCTGCTTGGTTTCCCTCGCCACCTTTCCCAGCATGTGGGCGGTTTCGTCATCAGCTCTGGTCCGCTGGCCGAACTGGTGCCGGTGGAAAATGCCGCCATGGCGGACCGTACTGTTATTCAGTGGGATAAAGACGATCTGGAAAGCCTGGGGTTGATGAAGGTCGACGTCCTGGCCCTGGGCATGCTGTCCGCCATCCGCAAAGCCCTGGACCTGATCAGCGAAGAAAAGGGCCAGACGTTCCGGATGCAGGACATTCCCCAGGAAGACCGCGCCACCTACGCCATGTTGCAGAAAGGCGACAGCATCGGGGTATTCCAGGTGGAATCCCGGGCCCAGATCAACATGCTGCCCCGGCTGAAACCGGAAACCTATTACGATCTGGTGATCGAAGTCGCCATCGTGCGGCCCGGCCCCATACAGGGCGACATGGTGCACCCTTACCTGCGGCGCAAACACGGTCTGGAGCCGGTGGATTACCCCAACGATGCCATCCGCAAGGTGCTGGAGCGCACCCTGGGCGTACCCATCTTCCAGGAGCAGGTGATCAAACTCGCCATGGTTGCGGCTGGCTTCTCCGCCGGAGAGGCAGACCAGCTCCGCCGGGCCATGGCCGCCTGGAAATCCCACGGCGATCTGACCCCGTTCCGGGAAAAGCTGGTCACCGGCATGCTTGAACGCGGCCACGACGCTGACTTTGCCGAGCGGCTTTACCAGCAGATTTGTGGTTTTGGCGGCTATGGCTTTCCGGAATCCCACGCCGCCAGCTTTGCACTGCTGGTCTATGTTTCCGCCTGGATCAAATACCATCATCCGGCCGCCTTCTACTGCGCCCTGCTCAATAGCCAGCCCATGGGGTTCTACTCGCCATCCCAACTGGTCCAGGATGCACGCCGTCACAGCGTTAGCGTACTGCCGCCAGACGTCAATCACAGCCAGTGGGACCATACCCTCGAAGGCCCCGACCGCCATTTGCGACTGGGGCTGAGACTCATACAGGGGTTGTCCGCCAAAGGCGCTGAACGGCTCGAGCAACAACGCCCACAACAAGGCTACCGCTCCGCCAGCGAACTGCGCCGCCTGGCCGGCCTGAACCAGCGGGACATGGAACTTCTGGCCGGCGCCAATGCCATGCCCGCGTTCGCCGCCAATCGCCACCAGGCCTATTGGCAACTGTTGGGGCACGAACAATCCGCCGAGCTGTTCGCAGGAGAAGAGCACGAAGACTACACCCCGGAAACCTGCGAGCAGTTACCAGAGCCCACCGAAGGCCAAAATGTATTGGCTGACTACAGCAGCCAGGGCCTGACCCTGCAACGCCATCCCCTGGCACTGCTCCGGGAACAGGGCCACCTCCAGTTCTGCCTGAGCGCCGAACAACTCAAAACCACCAAGGCCGGCATTCCGGTTCAGGTCGCCGGCCTGGTCACCGGGCGCCAACGCCCGGGCTCCGCCTCCGGCGTCACCTTTGTGACTCTGGAAGACGAGACCGGAAATGTGAATGTCGTAGTCTGGCTCGAAACCGCCCGGCGGCAGCGGAAACCGTTGCTAACCGCCCGGTTATTACATGTGAAAGGCGTACTGGAAAGAGAGGGAGATATTGTTCATATCATGGCAGGCAAACTTTCGGACCTGAGCCATCTCATAAAAATGCTCCCGGTCAGCTCCCGGAATTTCCATTAAAAAACCCCGCCAGGCTTACACCGGGCGGGGTTTCAGTACAGCAGAGAGACGATCAGCTAAGCAGTTTGATCATCACACCGGCAGCTACCGCAGAGCCGATAACACCAGCCACGTTCGGGCCCATGGCGTGCATCAGCAGGAAGTTCTGCGGGTTCGCTTCCAGACCAACCTTGTTGGATACCCGCGCTGCCATCGGCACCGCAGATACACCAGCCGAGCCAATCAGCGGGTTGATCTGCTCCTTGCTCACCTTGTTCATCAGCTTCGCCATCAGAATACCGGTCGCTGTGCCAACACCAAATGCCACAATGCCAAGGCCCAGGATGCCAAGAGTCTGGCCATCCAGGAACTTGTCTGCCATCAGCTTGGAACCAACCGACAACCCGAGGAAGATCGTCACGATGTTGATCAGCGCGTTCTGGGCGGTATCGTTCAGACGCTCAACCACGCCACACTCACGCATCAGGTTGCCGAAAGTGAACATACCCAGCAGCGGCGCTGCATCCGGCAGGAACAAAACGACTGCAATCAACACTACCAGCGGAAAAATGATTTTTTCCTGCTTGCTGACCGGGCGCAGCTGGCTCATCTTGATCTTGCGCTCCTCGGCCGAGGTCAACGCCTTCATAATGGGCGGCTGAATCATCGGTACCAGCGCCATGTAGGCGTAAGCAGAGACCGCAATCGCACCAATCAGGTGAGGCGCCAGCACACTGGACACGTAAATGGACGTCGGACCATCTGCACCACCAATGATACCGATAGCCGCCGCTTCCAGGATCGTGAAATCCAGAACCCCGGTCCAATCCAACAGCGCGGCACCAATGACCGTACCGAAGATACCGAACTGTGCAGCAGCACCCAGCAGCAGGGTCTTCGGGTTGGCAAGCAGCGGCCCGAAGTCTGTCATCGCCCCTACACCCATAAAGATCAGTAGCGGACCAACCGTACTGCCGATAATGACGGAATAGAAGTTATACAGCATTCCGTTACCGTAACCGAAGTCCTGGGCAACAGAGTTGGCCATCGCCATTTCAGAGTAGCTGGCCTCTTTCACGGCTTCCTTGAAGACTTCCTTCAGTTCGGGCGTTACCGCCTGCCCGGCCTGGTAGGCCACATCCAGCGGCGCAGCCAGCGCAGCCAGAATCTGCGTTGCCTCATTCTTCAGAGCGAAATGGATGGCATTTTCCGCCGCAGTCAGGGCCAGGCCTGCCTCCGGAATATTCGCCAGAATGCCGCCGAACCCGATGGGTACCAGAAGCAACGGCT of Marinobacter sediminum contains these proteins:
- a CDS encoding phage integrase N-terminal SAM-like domain-containing protein; its protein translation is MDLPPRYLRNNPFLDKVRSFLRLRGMAYKTEKTYLFWIKRFIRFHSLRHQAAGVRSPVDEGF
- a CDS encoding 4a-hydroxytetrahydrobiopterin dehydratase, giving the protein MSDLKAHSCEACSPNAPKATEEEKQQLHKDVPDWEILDIDGEERLHKVYKLKNFVKALELTNKIGDLAEAEDHHPVVVLEYGRVAVSWWSHEIGGLHKNDFILAARTDAAFNDMQ
- the imuA gene encoding translesion DNA synthesis-associated protein ImuA gives rise to the protein MSELLNTLMQDARVWQGHRHVQTTQPAEPTGYQVLDNQLGGLGWPRGALSECLLDTPGIGELHLLLPLMQRLSHNGKTVFWLNPPHTPYAPALAREGVNLDQVVMVHTEDEGDFLWTLENCLRSPVTGLVMAWPGKLASREVRRLQLAAEAGSNVCVLFRERRYAGQNSPAALRLELEPGDQQDLKVNVVKRRGSWPGQRCSLAMAHRADLSFREAPRVVQGPWPDSAR
- a CDS encoding Y-family DNA polymerase, which codes for MLWLYLHFPHLLLDHIRRSREGTDALVIVEGSGQKVIQACPEARDLGVHAGMRLKTAISLAPELGMVRADHQQEARILEDQARWLYRYAAHIVLAPPDGLLAEIGSLQRLYGGLPAVWQTVEQALDERQLTAWPGIGQTPLAARLIARAGKGECTSDQGHILRTLGRMPLPAAEFDSRTCTRLQRLGLNTLGEVFDLPAAELARRLSPETLAHVQKIQGARPDPQSPWQPPHHFRQEADFVQEIEQSQGLLFPLQRILSELEEDLCWRQQDTDSLLLVLHHRHEEPTRLRIRTSGPEHRAEAFLNLIRLRFEQQPLRAPVISLLLSVKRFLGREAAAGQDLLGETQDLNEAWHTLMSRLQARLGENALKQLTPQADHRPEQAWSASEIQRNTRPAATDNHLLPRRPLWLLQGAQPLTEAPRVWFSGPERISGGWWDGQRVHRDYYIAQLNNGQLAWVFRDVRDGWFVHGWFG
- a CDS encoding error-prone DNA polymerase, with the translated sequence MSEPTYAELFCFSNFTFLTGASHPQELAERAAELGYAALAITDACSVAGIPRAWAALKESPVKLITGSWFELHDTPPGASTPRFILLARTRKGYGQLCQLITTGRRRAEKGQYQLFYQDAETHALEDCLCLWLPPSPAQANADQALACGEWLLRLFEHRLWIAAARTLESGEEQQLARARWLAGQLRCPITATGEVHMHSRERQPLQDVLTALRNHTSLENAGHCLFQNGERYLRPLPVLQRLFPGAWLQESLRIAEQCTFEPGSLRYEYPPDLVPETETPAAYLKRLTREGERRRFPDGTPLTVQALIRKELGLISEMKYEHYFLTIHDIVAFARSQGILCQGRGSAANSAVCYCLGITEVNPARVELLFERFISKDRNEPPDIDVDFEHERREEVIQYIYQRYSRERAALAATVIRYRPRSAIRDVGKALGFDPALVEQLLEGIDWRDKATGWRQQVLDKRLTRNPNVADQFFTLVNTLLGFPRHLSQHVGGFVISSGPLAELVPVENAAMADRTVIQWDKDDLESLGLMKVDVLALGMLSAIRKALDLISEEKGQTFRMQDIPQEDRATYAMLQKGDSIGVFQVESRAQINMLPRLKPETYYDLVIEVAIVRPGPIQGDMVHPYLRRKHGLEPVDYPNDAIRKVLERTLGVPIFQEQVIKLAMVAAGFSAGEADQLRRAMAAWKSHGDLTPFREKLVTGMLERGHDADFAERLYQQICGFGGYGFPESHAASFALLVYVSAWIKYHHPAAFYCALLNSQPMGFYSPSQLVQDARRHSVSVLPPDVNHSQWDHTLEGPDRHLRLGLRLIQGLSAKGAERLEQQRPQQGYRSASELRRLAGLNQRDMELLAGANAMPAFAANRHQAYWQLLGHEQSAELFAGEEHEDYTPETCEQLPEPTEGQNVLADYSSQGLTLQRHPLALLREQGHLQFCLSAEQLKTTKAGIPVQVAGLVTGRQRPGSASGVTFVTLEDETGNVNVVVWLETARRQRKPLLTARLLHVKGVLEREGDIVHIMAGKLSDLSHLIKMLPVSSRNFH
- a CDS encoding sodium ion-translocating decarboxylase subunit beta, translating into MEKLMTLWTGSGLFNIEIGQVIMIAIGLLLLYLAINKKFEPLLLVPIGFGGILANIPEAGLALTAAENAIHFALKNEATQILAALAAPLDVAYQAGQAVTPELKEVFKEAVKEASYSEMAMANSVAQDFGYGNGMLYNFYSVIIGSTVGPLLIFMGVGAMTDFGPLLANPKTLLLGAAAQFGIFGTVIGAALLDWTGVLDFTILEAAAIGIIGGADGPTSIYVSSVLAPHLIGAIAVSAYAYMALVPMIQPPIMKALTSAEERKIKMSQLRPVSKQEKIIFPLVVLIAVVLFLPDAAPLLGMFTFGNLMRECGVVERLNDTAQNALINIVTIFLGLSVGSKLMADKFLDGQTLGILGLGIVAFGVGTATGILMAKLMNKVSKEQINPLIGSAGVSAVPMAARVSNKVGLEANPQNFLLMHAMGPNVAGVIGSAVAAGVMIKLLS